In the Ruminococcus sp. OA3 genome, one interval contains:
- a CDS encoding sensor histidine kinase translates to METIEAVARLVHFMLMLGTAAVFMRMTGAFVEIRNYLWLKILIALSLIPVSSIVIFYGDIVNITYAGIWYLIVVLTGFRGRLIKKLSAVLILYPLVVAVNFLVPYAVIIEYSTYPSAGWYAEICVNALMCLLVWLGIYKIFYEKIRMAGNYLTERIWAMLDAVSLMPLFVTGYVIIITSEAEEAFSIGIAVISLISNLGILYLITYMIDNTKVLLENENLHQEQEYYRELEHNQKEIRRLRHDMNNHLAAVDALLERNETEKARAYFAELSAVAAGTNRMFCKNSLINAVLGSKYQKAEELGIDTFFNIDLGEEVSMDEVDVCSLFANTLDNAIEACIQINDSQERRMELRARTGGGYFSFQLENPYVNEIRFCHGEYRTTKSDRRQHGLGIGKVRDIVGKYGGNLKISHAGGVFSVVAIIPQEKA, encoded by the coding sequence ATGGAAACAATAGAAGCAGTAGCCCGGCTGGTACATTTTATGCTGATGCTGGGGACAGCTGCCGTATTTATGCGCATGACAGGGGCGTTTGTGGAGATCAGAAATTATCTCTGGCTGAAAATACTGATCGCCTTATCTCTGATTCCAGTTTCGAGTATCGTCATTTTTTATGGGGACATAGTAAATATTACGTACGCAGGTATCTGGTATCTGATCGTGGTGCTGACAGGGTTCAGGGGAAGACTGATAAAAAAACTGTCTGCTGTCCTGATTCTCTATCCGCTGGTTGTTGCAGTCAATTTTCTGGTACCGTATGCGGTTATCATTGAATACAGTACATATCCGTCTGCCGGCTGGTATGCTGAAATCTGCGTAAATGCATTGATGTGTCTGCTGGTCTGGCTGGGTATTTACAAAATATTTTATGAGAAAATACGCATGGCTGGCAATTACCTTACAGAACGTATATGGGCAATGCTGGACGCCGTGTCACTGATGCCTCTGTTTGTCACGGGGTATGTCATTATCATAACCTCTGAAGCCGAGGAAGCTTTCAGCATAGGGATCGCTGTCATCAGTCTCATTTCTAATCTGGGCATTTTATACCTCATCACCTATATGATAGACAATACAAAAGTCCTGCTGGAAAATGAAAACCTGCATCAGGAACAGGAGTATTACCGGGAGCTGGAACATAACCAGAAAGAGATCAGAAGGCTGCGTCACGATATGAACAACCACCTCGCCGCCGTGGATGCCCTTCTGGAGCGAAATGAAACGGAAAAAGCCAGGGCATACTTTGCAGAGTTGTCTGCTGTCGCCGCGGGGACAAACCGGATGTTCTGTAAGAACAGCCTGATCAATGCGGTACTTGGCAGTAAGTATCAGAAAGCGGAGGAACTGGGAATCGATACGTTTTTTAATATCGATCTGGGGGAAGAAGTCTCTATGGATGAGGTGGATGTCTGCTCCTTATTTGCTAACACACTGGACAATGCGATCGAAGCATGTATCCAGATCAATGATTCTCAGGAACGCAGAATGGAACTGCGCGCCCGGACAGGCGGGGGGTATTTCAGCTTTCAGCTGGAGAACCCTTATGTAAATGAAATCCGATTCTGTCATGGGGAATATCGCACAACCAAGAGTGACCGGCGGCAGCATGGGCTGGGCATCGGGAAGGTCCGTGATATCGTGGGGAAATACGGGGGGAATCTGAAGATTTCCCACGCGGGAGGCGTCTTTTCGGTGGTGGCCATTATACCTCAGGAAAAGGCGTGA
- a CDS encoding LytTR family DNA-binding domain-containing protein, which yields MTEGGGEDVIQIAVCDDEKGQRSVLREILTLHLQLKAEAHEFYEFASGEELCTACRKNSFDLIFLDIEMNGMSGMETARKLRGLGVQTVLIFVTAYPDFVFQGYEVHAFHYILKPYKEKKIREVADAALREIADREAEYYLIPTGSGSYRQNLREVLYFYSDRRKITAVTKSDKKTFYGKLDELQKELPAYFQRIHQRYLVNMNQVMETKDNSALVGTEILPVSRAHRQEFLIAFAKRMLK from the coding sequence ATGACAGAAGGAGGAGGTGAGGATGTGATACAGATTGCCGTGTGTGATGATGAAAAAGGGCAGAGAAGCGTGCTGCGGGAGATCCTGACCCTGCATCTCCAGCTTAAGGCGGAGGCGCATGAATTCTATGAATTTGCATCGGGAGAAGAGCTCTGCACTGCCTGCCGTAAAAACAGTTTTGACCTGATTTTTCTGGACATTGAGATGAATGGAATGAGCGGAATGGAGACTGCCAGGAAGCTCCGGGGCCTTGGGGTGCAGACAGTCCTGATCTTTGTGACGGCATATCCTGACTTCGTGTTCCAGGGATATGAAGTGCATGCATTTCATTATATACTGAAGCCGTATAAAGAGAAGAAGATCAGGGAAGTGGCGGATGCGGCTCTCAGAGAGATTGCGGACCGTGAGGCGGAATACTATCTGATCCCGACGGGAAGCGGAAGTTACCGCCAGAACCTGCGGGAAGTCCTTTACTTCTACAGTGACCGGCGCAAGATCACTGCCGTGACAAAATCAGATAAGAAGACATTCTATGGAAAACTGGACGAGCTTCAAAAAGAACTGCCGGCTTATTTCCAGCGCATCCATCAGAGATACCTGGTCAATATGAATCAGGTCATGGAGACGAAGGACAATTCGGCGCTGGTTGGGACAGAGATACTTCCGGTGAGCAGGGCACACAGACAGGAATTCCTGATTGCTTTCGCGAAGAGGATGCTAAAATAG
- a CDS encoding ABC transporter ATP-binding protein — protein MLKIQHLCKTYHTGNINYEVLKDVSFEVEQGEFVAVMGPSGSGKTTLLNCISCYIPFDKGEIRLGDQNLASLSENELAHIRNQKLGFVFQDFMLLDGLTVRDNIMLPRIISGRIDSSMEKEADRLCGIFGITHISGKYPAEISGGEKQRTAVARALINHPLIMLADEPTGNLDSKSSQAVISSFEQARHELNATIFMVTHDSYAASFCDRVIILKDGNIFCIARNNGNRGSFQDQLLDIIKEMSGENV, from the coding sequence ATGCTGAAAATACAGCATTTATGCAAAACTTATCATACCGGAAATATTAATTATGAGGTACTAAAAGATGTATCTTTTGAAGTGGAACAGGGTGAATTTGTAGCCGTCATGGGACCCTCCGGTTCCGGGAAGACAACGCTGTTAAACTGTATATCCTGTTATATACCGTTTGACAAAGGAGAAATCCGGCTGGGTGATCAAAATCTTGCCTCCTTAAGCGAAAACGAACTGGCACATATCCGTAATCAAAAACTGGGATTTGTCTTTCAGGATTTTATGCTGCTGGATGGCCTGACGGTGCGTGACAATATCATGCTGCCACGAATCATCAGCGGACGGATTGACAGCAGTATGGAAAAAGAAGCCGACCGTCTCTGCGGAATCTTCGGCATCACACATATCAGCGGCAAGTATCCCGCCGAAATATCCGGAGGTGAAAAACAGCGAACTGCTGTCGCCCGTGCCCTGATCAACCATCCGCTTATCATGCTGGCAGATGAGCCCACCGGCAATCTCGATTCCAAATCCAGCCAGGCCGTCATCAGTTCCTTTGAACAGGCACGCCATGAGCTGAACGCTACGATCTTTATGGTAACACACGACAGCTACGCAGCCTCTTTCTGCGACCGTGTGATCATCCTGAAAGACGGAAACATCTTCTGCATCGCCCGGAACAACGGCAACAGAGGCAGCTTCCAGGATCAGCTTCTCGATATTATCAAAGAAATGAGTGGTGAGAATGTATGA
- a CDS encoding ABC transporter permease: MKTLTQINKALRRHHKKHYRLLFFCCFFSVLLITAYVTMMRSPTVLTILPEGGDSRKQVMAIFILAAVGCGVFVTYTAALFFKDKARDTGIFLALGASARQLHRQLFKELMQISLCACLLGAALGTPLAFGIWKLFGTLLVNSPEMDFVFSAQAYVFAGVFLLYVIAALFFMSIRFIRQTNIIDIVNAQRKSEPVHDVRPWYGLVGILLMAVGGFGGYILPSFCITVLHWYPPAWINIAYLPLFVGLYMLLLYTVIHGWRRGKNRYKDIITRSMMKFQGRQTVNNMLIITVLLAGAYFASFYAPMLTTGSRMSIDNRPYDYMFHYRQDQDMLTETDIRNMADVYNVDIMDYTQVQTTNIATDGYEQIEHANGTYDLKYREVCREGNFLSESDFTKITGTSIDVPEGKLRAVLPKDGSGAYMIPTEITRLTNPVTGLQMDISFEKYAYDDMLATNYYVLDDTDYRKITEGSPPAWREYLTVFNVKEVDASYAFARNLYEEIIRCSGPECEVVDSYDRIVRQRAKENGESYFLDVSEDEKLQYKDMYSSEFKIYWKYMPMFRIMDLNDFNTTFAVFLMLFIFISVICFAAVFVIAYTRCMTVAYINRQVYDDLKHLGADQNYLYASVRSQIGKVFKTPVIVGTALMYLLYFMIMYFNDDGLTPGELAGLRNCAIFVILMTLGIWLFYRFTLKSVRKILEL; this comes from the coding sequence ATGAAGACTTTAACACAGATCAATAAGGCGCTGCGCCGCCATCATAAAAAGCACTACCGGCTCTTGTTCTTCTGCTGCTTTTTCTCTGTACTTTTGATCACGGCGTACGTCACCATGATGCGTTCTCCGACGGTGCTTACCATCCTCCCGGAGGGCGGTGACTCCCGGAAACAGGTCATGGCAATTTTCATCCTTGCCGCTGTCGGATGCGGTGTTTTCGTGACATATACCGCTGCCCTGTTTTTCAAAGACAAAGCCAGGGATACAGGCATTTTTCTGGCTCTCGGCGCATCCGCCAGACAGCTCCACCGTCAGCTGTTTAAGGAGCTGATGCAGATCTCACTTTGCGCCTGTCTCCTCGGAGCAGCACTCGGCACTCCGCTTGCTTTCGGCATCTGGAAACTGTTTGGTACTCTGCTCGTCAACAGTCCTGAGATGGATTTTGTTTTTTCCGCACAGGCGTACGTATTCGCCGGTGTGTTTTTACTATACGTGATCGCGGCACTGTTTTTTATGAGTATCCGTTTCATCCGCCAGACCAATATCATCGATATCGTCAATGCACAGCGCAAGAGCGAACCCGTTCACGATGTCCGGCCATGGTACGGTCTTGTCGGAATCCTTCTTATGGCGGTCGGCGGATTTGGCGGCTATATACTCCCGTCTTTTTGCATCACCGTACTGCACTGGTATCCGCCTGCATGGATCAATATCGCCTATCTCCCGCTTTTTGTGGGCCTGTATATGCTGCTGCTCTACACCGTGATCCACGGCTGGAGACGGGGAAAGAACCGTTATAAGGATATTATCACGCGGAGCATGATGAAATTTCAGGGGCGTCAGACAGTCAATAACATGCTCATCATCACGGTCCTCCTTGCAGGCGCCTACTTTGCCTCATTTTATGCACCGATGCTGACAACAGGCAGCCGGATGAGTATTGACAACCGCCCGTATGACTATATGTTCCATTACCGGCAGGATCAGGATATGCTGACGGAGACTGATATCCGCAATATGGCAGACGTTTACAATGTCGATATCATGGATTACACACAGGTACAGACCACAAATATTGCCACAGACGGATATGAGCAGATTGAGCATGCCAACGGAACGTATGACCTGAAATACCGGGAAGTATGCCGGGAGGGCAATTTCCTGTCGGAGTCTGACTTTACAAAGATAACCGGCACTTCCATCGATGTGCCCGAAGGGAAATTGCGCGCAGTCCTCCCAAAAGACGGAAGCGGTGCCTATATGATACCGACTGAGATCACCAGACTGACCAATCCGGTGACCGGGCTGCAGATGGACATATCTTTTGAGAAATATGCGTATGATGATATGCTGGCAACGAATTACTACGTGCTGGACGACACCGATTACCGGAAGATCACCGAGGGTTCCCCCCCTGCATGGAGGGAATATCTGACGGTCTTTAATGTAAAAGAGGTCGACGCCTCCTATGCATTTGCCAGAAACCTCTACGAGGAAATCATCCGTTGCTCCGGACCGGAATGTGAAGTCGTGGATTCTTACGACCGTATTGTCAGGCAGCGTGCAAAAGAAAACGGGGAATCATACTTTTTGGATGTCTCAGAGGATGAAAAGTTACAGTATAAAGACATGTATTCTTCTGAGTTCAAAATTTACTGGAAATACATGCCAATGTTCCGGATCATGGACCTGAACGACTTTAACACAACATTTGCGGTCTTTCTGATGCTGTTCATCTTTATCTCTGTCATCTGCTTTGCCGCAGTATTTGTCATCGCCTATACCCGGTGCATGACTGTCGCATATATTAACCGGCAGGTTTATGATGATCTGAAGCATTTGGGGGCTGACCAAAACTACCTTTACGCCTCTGTGAGGAGTCAGATCGGAAAGGTATTTAAGACACCTGTCATCGTGGGAACTGCTCTGATGTATCTGCTGTATTTTATGATCATGTACTTTAACGACGACGGACTAACTCCGGGTGAACTTGCCGGACTTCGCAACTGTGCCATTTTTGTCATTCTCATGACTCTGGGCATCTGGCTGTTCTACCGCTTTACGCTTAAAAGTGTACGAAAAATACTGGAACTTTAG